A portion of the bacterium genome contains these proteins:
- a CDS encoding GlmU family protein, giving the protein MRIQPKTVCIFEDDQYFMLFPLTYLRPVFQLHCGALSLAERIRRFFPDSAIVYQCRDYLAPLLTENSAGIRVNQMINEDCLFINGSVLCDQRFVDSILQDAGCTYTHNNKTVAFWNRLTTSKKEIDVQCICYPWDLIQHNAEALKDDFEFTAKKIDGRVYEGVHLVESEKISIGNNSKIKPGVVLDAEHGPIIIGENVTIMSNAVIEGPCYVGNNSIIKAGAKIYEGTSIGPTCKVGGEIEASIMHGYSNKQHDGFLGHSYIAEWCNLGADTNTSDLKNNYSSIKVIINGETYDSGLLFIGLIMGDHSKSGINTMFNTGTVVGVSSNIFGAGFPPKYIPSFSWADGTDIKTYRIDKALDVARTVMDRRKITLTPAYQALLQYIFEMTTHERTS; this is encoded by the coding sequence ATGCGTATTCAACCAAAAACTGTTTGTATTTTCGAAGACGATCAGTACTTCATGTTATTTCCACTGACGTACCTAAGGCCGGTATTCCAATTGCATTGCGGAGCGCTATCGCTGGCTGAACGTATCCGTCGCTTCTTTCCGGATTCTGCCATTGTCTACCAATGCCGTGATTATCTGGCGCCATTGCTTACCGAAAATTCGGCCGGGATTCGCGTCAATCAAATGATCAACGAAGATTGTTTATTCATCAACGGTTCTGTTTTATGTGATCAAAGATTTGTCGACTCTATCCTTCAAGATGCTGGTTGCACATACACACATAACAATAAAACCGTCGCTTTCTGGAACAGACTTACTACTTCCAAAAAAGAAATTGACGTTCAATGCATTTGTTATCCATGGGATCTTATACAACATAATGCCGAAGCGCTCAAAGACGATTTTGAATTTACAGCGAAAAAAATCGATGGACGAGTTTACGAGGGCGTGCATCTGGTCGAATCCGAGAAGATTTCGATCGGCAATAATTCAAAAATCAAACCCGGCGTCGTATTGGATGCAGAACACGGTCCGATTATAATCGGCGAGAATGTCACGATTATGTCTAACGCCGTCATTGAAGGACCTTGTTATGTCGGGAACAACTCCATTATCAAAGCCGGAGCTAAAATTTATGAAGGAACTTCCATAGGACCAACATGCAAAGTTGGAGGAGAAATTGAGGCCTCGATCATGCATGGTTATAGCAATAAGCAACACGACGGATTTCTCGGACATTCCTACATTGCCGAATGGTGTAATCTGGGCGCCGATACGAATACGAGTGATCTGAAAAATAATTACAGTAGTATCAAAGTTATTATCAACGGAGAAACATACGACTCCGGATTATTATTTATCGGGCTTATCATGGGCGATCATTCCAAAAGTGGAATTAATACTATGTTCAATACCGGTACGGTCGTGGGTGTTTCATCCAATATTTTCGGCGCCGGTTTTCCTCCGAAATACATCCCCTCTTTCTCATGGGCGGATGGCACTGACATTAAGACTTATCGGATAGATAAAGCCCTCGACGTTGCGCGAACAGTTATGGATCGTCGAAAAATTACGCTTACCCCAGCCTATCAAGCGCTCTTACAATATATATTTGAAATGACGACGCACGAACGCACATCATAG
- the bshB1 gene encoding bacillithiol biosynthesis deacetylase BshB1 — protein sequence MKLDALFFGAHPDDVELSAGGTVAKLCKLGYKVGICDITRGEAGTRGSAEIRDKEAQEAAKILGAAVRVNLNIPDTNVENNRENQLKVIQVIRRYTPDFVFTQYWDDRHPDHMHTSQLIRESAFYSGLEKIVTEDHGTAQKHFRPARVIYYAAWFGFAPSFIVDISDTFEIKMKAMSAFSSQFYDPNYKSNESQTNISTPEFREAIQVRAQHFGSLIAKKYGEPFLSKENIGTTDPIKFLRDGESAQKLGFA from the coding sequence ATGAAACTTGATGCTTTGTTTTTCGGGGCTCATCCGGATGATGTAGAGTTATCGGCCGGCGGAACGGTAGCAAAATTGTGTAAACTGGGATATAAAGTCGGTATTTGTGATATCACGCGTGGCGAAGCTGGGACGCGCGGCAGTGCTGAAATTCGCGACAAAGAAGCACAGGAAGCTGCAAAAATATTAGGAGCCGCCGTGCGTGTTAATCTCAATATTCCGGATACTAACGTCGAAAACAATCGTGAGAACCAATTGAAAGTCATTCAGGTAATCCGCCGGTACACACCCGATTTTGTTTTCACGCAATATTGGGATGACCGCCATCCTGATCATATGCACACCAGTCAATTGATCCGCGAATCCGCGTTTTATTCCGGTCTTGAAAAAATTGTCACGGAAGATCACGGCACGGCACAAAAACATTTTAGACCTGCACGAGTGATTTATTATGCCGCCTGGTTTGGATTTGCCCCTTCATTCATTGTCGACATTTCAGACACTTTTGAAATAAAAATGAAGGCGATGTCTGCTTTTTCATCACAATTTTATGACCCCAACTACAAAAGTAACGAATCACAAACCAATATTAGTACGCCTGAGTTTCGTGAAGCCATTCAAGTGCGCGCACAACATTTCGGATCATTGATTGCTAAAAAATACGGCGAACCTTTTCTCAGCAAGGAAAACATCGGTACTACCGATCCTATAAAATTCTTACGTGACGGGGAAAGCGCTCAAAAACTCGGATTTGCTTAA
- the ftsZ gene encoding cell division protein FtsZ, with amino-acid sequence MITYDEAKEYGAKMRIVGIGGGGCNAINGMIEATLNGVEFIAINTDVQALETNKANHKIQIGRSLTRGLGAGANPEIGKRAAEEDIDQIKNVLEGTDLAFITCGMGGGTGTGAAPIIADVAKSLGALTIGIVTKPFNFEQPKRMNQALHGIEELRERVDTLIVIPNEKLLTVMAKNTPFMLAFKTADDVLYRATKGISDLISNTGYVNVDFADVKKVMSGAGDAIMGMGIGSGDKRCEEAVNQAIKSPLLEETSIEGASGILLNLTCPPDFTLEEVEKISNLITSVAGEDADVIWGYAVDESLKDKVHVTVIAAGLNRHRYSKPKKTEVKKEATEISLQTLSLSKRTFNNPYDHYENEVKQNRYKKLDKPAIQRVEKETEETSEVPLPESTNETLKQTGTDSLDDMNIPTFLRKHTKMKK; translated from the coding sequence ATGATAACGTATGACGAGGCAAAAGAATACGGCGCAAAGATGCGTATCGTGGGCATCGGCGGCGGTGGCTGTAATGCCATTAACGGTATGATCGAAGCCACTCTGAACGGTGTGGAATTCATCGCGATCAATACCGACGTTCAAGCGCTCGAAACGAACAAAGCCAATCACAAAATTCAGATTGGAAGGAGCCTGACGCGAGGACTTGGCGCAGGCGCCAATCCGGAAATTGGAAAGCGCGCGGCCGAAGAAGATATCGATCAAATTAAAAACGTATTGGAAGGAACCGACCTTGCATTTATCACATGCGGTATGGGAGGCGGAACCGGAACCGGTGCGGCACCGATCATTGCCGATGTAGCCAAGAGCCTTGGCGCGCTCACGATCGGAATCGTAACGAAGCCTTTTAATTTCGAACAGCCGAAGCGGATGAATCAGGCTCTACATGGCATCGAAGAATTACGTGAACGGGTTGATACGCTCATTGTCATTCCTAATGAAAAACTCCTGACGGTGATGGCGAAAAATACGCCGTTCATGTTAGCCTTCAAAACGGCTGACGACGTATTGTACCGGGCTACTAAGGGCATCTCCGATCTTATTTCAAATACAGGTTATGTGAACGTCGATTTCGCTGACGTCAAAAAAGTCATGAGTGGCGCCGGCGATGCCATTATGGGAATGGGAATCGGTTCGGGTGATAAGCGCTGTGAAGAAGCGGTCAACCAAGCCATCAAGAGTCCTTTGCTTGAAGAAACAAGCATCGAAGGCGCTTCGGGAATCTTACTTAATCTTACATGCCCACCGGACTTCACGCTCGAAGAAGTGGAAAAAATTTCCAACCTCATCACTTCCGTCGCAGGTGAAGATGCCGACGTGATCTGGGGTTACGCCGTCGATGAATCGCTCAAAGACAAAGTTCATGTAACAGTGATTGCCGCCGGATTGAACCGGCATCGTTATTCGAAACCTAAAAAGACCGAAGTGAAAAAAGAAGCCACGGAAATTTCGCTGCAAACGCTGTCGCTTTCCAAACGGACATTTAATAATCCCTACGATCATTACGAAAATGAAGTGAAACAAAACCGTTACAAAAAATTAGATAAACCTGCTATTCAACGCGTTGAAAAGGAAACGGAAGAAACAAGCGAAGTACCGTTGCCTGAATCAACAAACGAAACTTTGAAACAAACAGGAACCGACAGTTTGGATGATATGAATATTCCAACATTCCTGCGTAAACATACCAAAATGAAGAAGTAA